The window CAAGGCAGCGGGGGCGATAGATTGGACGCGCGATGCCGCGACAATCGACCGGCTGGTGCGGGCCATGACCCCCTGGCCCGGTGCGTTCACGGAGTGGGCCGGGGAAACGCTCAAGATCACGCGGGCACGGCCATTGGCCGGCGCGGCGACGGGGCATCCGGGGTACGTTGTACGAGCGGCCGAAGGGGTGGCCGTCGCCACCGGCGACGGGCTGTTGCTACTGGACGAGGTGCAACCGCCGGGCAAGCGGCCGATGCCCGCCGCCGACTTCGCCCGTGGGCGGCCCGATTTTCTGGGCGCGGTGCTGGGCGCGGCCGGTTGAACGCCGCGACCGGATAAGCGACGATGAACATTCTGGTCTATGGGGCGGGGGCGGTCGGTGGCTATTTGGGCGGCAAGCTGGCCCAGAGCGGGCAGCGCGTCACGCTCATCACCCGGCCGGACACGGCGGCGGCCATCACCGGCGACGGATTGACCATCACCGAGGGGGACGCGACATTCACGCCCCCGCTGTGCGCCGTGGGCCATCCGGCGGCGGCCTTTACCGATTCGACCGCCTACGATCTCATCATCCTGGCGATGAAGTCCTACGACGTGGCCGAGGCCGTGGCCCAACTGGCGGCCCTTTGCCCCAACCCGGCGCAGGTCATGGGCACGCAAAACGGCATCGGCGTGGAGGAGATGGTCGCCGGCTGTTTCGGGGCGGGGCGCACGTTGGCCGGGGCGGTGACCATCCCCATCAGCCGCCAGGGGCCGAACCGGCTGGTGGTGGAGCGCGCCGGACGGGGGCTGGGCATCGCCCCCGTCGCGCCGGGCCAGGCGGTGGACGAATGGGTGGCCCTGTTCCGCGAGGCGGGCATCAATGCCGGGGCACGCGCCGATTACCGGGCCATGAAATGGTCGAAAGCGTTCCTCAATATCATGGGCAACGCCACCTCGGCCATCCTGAACCGGCCGCCGGCCGAACTATACCGGCTGCGGGCCATATTTGATCTGGAGATGAGCATGTTGCGCGAGACGTTGGCCGTGATGCGACGCCTGGAGATTGCCGTGATCAACCTGCCGGGAGCGACGGCCCGCCCATTGGCGCGCACGCTGGCCTATGCGCCGCGGCCGTTGCTGCGGCTCATCTTCTCCCAGGTCATCATCCACGGCCGGGGGGACAAGATGCCGTCGTTCCACATCGATCTGGCGAGCGGCAAGGGGCGCAGCGAAGTGGTCTTTCACAACGGGGCCATCGCCGCCGCGGCCGAGCGGGCCGGGCTGGCCGCGCCGGTCAATGCCGCGCTGAACCGGGTGCTGTTGGGGTTGGCCCAGGGTGAGTTAACGCCGGCCACGTTCGACGGCCGCCCCGACCGGCTGGTGGCGGTGGTGGAACGCTTTCGCTCAGGCGAGGTAGATTTATGAGTTCAGCTTATGCCCGCGACCCGCGCGAGACCGCCTTGCGGGCCGAGATCGTTCGCGTGGGGCAAATGATGTATGAGCGCGGCCTGCTTAGTGGCTTCGAGGGCAATCTGTCCGTGCGCCTCGACGATGGCCGCATCCTGATCACCCCGTCGGGCCTGCACAAGGGGCTGTTGCGCCCCGAGCAACTGCTGATCGTCGATGCCGCCGGGCAGGTTATCGGCTACCCGACCGAGGCCCGGCGCGAGCTGCGGCCGACCAGCGAGCTGCCCATGCACCTGGAGACCTACCGGCGGCGGCCGGACGTGCGGGCCGTGGTGCATGCCCACCCGCCCATTACCGTGGCCCTGTCCATCGCCGGCATCCCCATGGACACGCCGCTGCTGCCGGAGGTCATCGTCTTGCTGGGCCTCATCCCCACCGCGCCCTACACGCTGGCCTCCAGTGAAGAGGGCGCGCTGGCGATTCGCGACCTCATCGGCGGCCACGATGCCATCATCCTGCAACGCCACGGCACGCTGACCGTCGGTGAAACGCTAGTGCAAGCCTTCATGCGCCTGGAGACCGTGGAGCAGAACGCCCGCATCCACTTCATGCTGGCCCAATTGGGCGCGGGCGGGCCGCTGGAGCCAAAGGAAGTGCAGCGCCTGCTACAGATGCGCCGCCGCATGGGCCTGGAACGCCCCGGCGACGCGGCCGAATTCCAACGCCTCTGGGGCACTTCCCCCGACTCCCTCTCTCCCTAGCCCCTAGCCCCTAGCACCTAGCCCCTAGCCCCTAGAACCTAGCACCTCTTCCCGATTCATCGCCGCCAGCACGCCCAGCGCCAGCCAGAACACGATCCCCGGTTTCGATCCCAGCGCCAGCGCGTCGGCCAGGCCGAAGACGTGGACGGCGGCCAGCCCGGCCAACACCCCCAGGGCGGCGGCCCGCAAGCCCACGTCGCGCCGCGCCACCCGCCAGCCGGCCACGGCGGCGACCATGAGCAGCGCCCCGTAGGCCACCAATCCTGGCAGCCCCACGTCGAGC is drawn from Candidatus Promineifilum breve and contains these coding sequences:
- a CDS encoding ketopantoate reductase family protein, with the translated sequence MNILVYGAGAVGGYLGGKLAQSGQRVTLITRPDTAAAITGDGLTITEGDATFTPPLCAVGHPAAAFTDSTAYDLIILAMKSYDVAEAVAQLAALCPNPAQVMGTQNGIGVEEMVAGCFGAGRTLAGAVTIPISRQGPNRLVVERAGRGLGIAPVAPGQAVDEWVALFREAGINAGARADYRAMKWSKAFLNIMGNATSAILNRPPAELYRLRAIFDLEMSMLRETLAVMRRLEIAVINLPGATARPLARTLAYAPRPLLRLIFSQVIIHGRGDKMPSFHIDLASGKGRSEVVFHNGAIAAAAERAGLAAPVNAALNRVLLGLAQGELTPATFDGRPDRLVAVVERFRSGEVDL
- a CDS encoding class II aldolase/adducin family protein; this encodes MSSAYARDPRETALRAEIVRVGQMMYERGLLSGFEGNLSVRLDDGRILITPSGLHKGLLRPEQLLIVDAAGQVIGYPTEARRELRPTSELPMHLETYRRRPDVRAVVHAHPPITVALSIAGIPMDTPLLPEVIVLLGLIPTAPYTLASSEEGALAIRDLIGGHDAIILQRHGTLTVGETLVQAFMRLETVEQNARIHFMLAQLGAGGPLEPKEVQRLLQMRRRMGLERPGDAAEFQRLWGTSPDSLSP